The proteins below come from a single Candidatus Cloacimonas sp. genomic window:
- a CDS encoding major capsid protein — MPKGASDIPDLRLVVLKKTIESYMTPPNLHFMNAFPSEDNESDSIEWESITGTRGLTPFAAPGAPAKETSLTGHGAGRAMAAYWKEKLFFDEMFLNNLRQIGTRQVYMPAARKIAQETKNLRNRADRRKEWMFCQMITEGSFSYVGRGEVKVSVDYGVPAAHLVTLAADRKWDGGVNRDIVDDIADARLYLQNKAAAKVTHAVMTSEVLKLLQQDKQLLQIMANSGFAGQPGLNAYLTNPIPALQNLFQIPNIMVYDEMYEIRAWLTGGVTGGTTVSISVDNTDDFVVGSELTFNDVSAGTSEDCTISAVSPENGTVTVDTAPVSTYKKGEDFVSMTRKFLAENKFAMYCERIEGDLIGGYYSAPFGLSRSYGLKVSSWDMNDPEGRWVMVENKGLPVLYRPKGIYCLTVH, encoded by the coding sequence ATGCCTAAAGGCGCTTCTGATATACCTGATCTGAGACTTGTGGTGCTCAAGAAGACTATTGAAAGTTACATGACACCACCCAATCTTCATTTTATGAATGCATTTCCCAGTGAGGATAATGAATCTGATTCTATCGAATGGGAAAGCATAACCGGAACTCGTGGACTTACTCCGTTTGCTGCACCTGGTGCACCTGCAAAGGAAACTTCTCTTACAGGTCACGGTGCAGGTCGAGCAATGGCTGCATACTGGAAGGAAAAATTGTTCTTTGATGAAATGTTCTTGAATAATCTTCGTCAGATAGGTACTCGACAGGTTTACATGCCTGCTGCAAGGAAGATTGCACAAGAAACGAAGAATCTTCGTAATAGGGCAGATCGCAGGAAAGAATGGATGTTCTGTCAGATGATCACTGAAGGTTCTTTCAGTTATGTTGGTCGTGGGGAAGTCAAAGTATCTGTTGATTATGGTGTTCCTGCCGCACATCTTGTAACTCTCGCTGCTGATCGCAAGTGGGATGGTGGAGTTAACAGGGATATCGTGGACGATATTGCAGATGCTAGACTTTATCTCCAGAATAAAGCTGCTGCAAAGGTAACTCACGCTGTTATGACCTCTGAAGTTCTGAAGCTCTTGCAGCAAGATAAGCAACTCCTTCAGATCATGGCTAATTCTGGATTTGCTGGCCAGCCTGGTCTTAATGCTTATCTCACTAATCCTATTCCTGCTCTTCAAAATCTCTTCCAGATTCCGAATATCATGGTCTATGATGAGATGTACGAGATAAGAGCTTGGTTGACTGGTGGGGTAACTGGGGGCACTACAGTATCAATCAGTGTAGACAATACAGATGATTTTGTAGTTGGTTCTGAACTCACTTTCAATGATGTTTCTGCTGGAACTTCTGAAGATTGCACGATTTCTGCTGTATCTCCTGAGAATGGTACAGTCACAGTTGATACTGCTCCTGTATCCACATACAAAAAGGGTGAAGATTTCGTTTCGATGACCAGAAAGTTTCTTGCTGAAAATAAGTTTGCGATGTATTGCGAACGAATTGAAGGTGATTTGATTGGTGGTTATTACAGTGCCCCTTTTGGTCTTTCTCGTTCTTATGGACTTAAAGTAAGTTCGTGGGACATGAATGATCCTGAAGGAAGATGGGTAATGGTAGAGAATAAGGGTTTGCCTGTTCTGTATCGTCCCAAGGGAATTTACTGCTTGACAGTACATTAA
- the sppA gene encoding signal peptide peptidase SppA: MPSPNKGEKKQDYINRCNKDLIEKEGYKPDQANAICNSKWDKSKKAESSGSILLDTFQNTPCAIVPEKLEEINSFLLNRLASAQLSDFEAYRVGKSGNNASEHYTIEDGIAKIPVYGVMSKRMNMMSEFSGGTSTQVLKSHIQAAIEDPYVKGIFLDVDSPGGAVEGTKELADHIKEARDIKPIIAFTDGLMASAAYWVSSAASEIFGTDLSQAGSIGVAAVHNDYSKQQEQIGVKKTNIYAGKYKRIASQDEPLSPEGKAYIQEMVDTYYKIFVDDVATNRGVSSEDAMKMAEGRVFIGNQAKSVGLIDHVGTREMAMNRLHELVQLKKGNKNGSIAEDDKVQLDITEQQEGGNVTMDLKELKEKHPELVKQIQEEAQASVSPQIQDLSNRLNAVEQESKVLKTENTKLKEQDILRSERELSASIDAIWSKKLNSSKIPSRRHEDLKKVVSSDEFVKEGALDVEGFSTAIDAKIKDWEGSFSQPAVLGFGTASKAVDSEDLDPDDQDRDLSAEEDAIVKRNLKLAK, encoded by the coding sequence AAAGTAAAAAAGCAGAAAGTTCTGGAAGTATTTTACTTGATACTTTTCAAAATACCCCTTGTGCTATAGTTCCAGAAAAACTTGAGGAAATAAATTCGTTTCTTCTTAACAGACTTGCTTCTGCACAATTATCTGATTTTGAAGCTTATAGAGTAGGAAAGAGTGGCAACAATGCTTCAGAACACTACACTATAGAAGATGGTATTGCAAAAATACCTGTTTATGGTGTAATGAGCAAACGCATGAATATGATGAGTGAATTTAGTGGGGGGACATCTACACAGGTTTTGAAAAGTCATATTCAAGCAGCAATTGAAGATCCATATGTTAAAGGTATTTTTCTTGATGTTGATTCACCTGGGGGCGCAGTTGAAGGAACAAAAGAACTTGCTGACCACATTAAAGAAGCAAGAGACATAAAACCTATTATTGCTTTCACTGATGGATTGATGGCGAGTGCTGCATATTGGGTTAGCTCTGCTGCATCTGAGATATTTGGAACAGATTTATCTCAAGCTGGCTCAATCGGTGTTGCTGCTGTACATAATGATTATTCAAAGCAACAGGAACAAATAGGTGTAAAGAAAACTAACATATATGCAGGTAAATATAAAAGAATAGCAAGTCAAGATGAACCTTTGTCACCTGAAGGTAAAGCATATATTCAGGAGATGGTTGATACTTATTACAAGATTTTTGTTGATGATGTAGCAACAAATCGAGGGGTTTCGTCCGAAGATGCAATGAAGATGGCGGAGGGGCGAGTTTTTATAGGTAATCAAGCAAAAAGTGTTGGCTTGATTGATCACGTTGGCACAAGAGAGATGGCAATGAACAGGTTGCATGAATTGGTGCAATTGAAAAAGGGAAATAAAAATGGTTCAATTGCAGAAGATGACAAAGTGCAACTAGATATCACAGAACAACAAGAAGGAGGTAATGTCACTATGGATTTGAAAGAACTGAAGGAAAAACATCCCGAACTTGTAAAACAGATTCAAGAGGAAGCTCAAGCTTCTGTTAGTCCCCAGATTCAGGATTTGAGTAATCGCTTGAATGCTGTAGAGCAAGAAAGCAAAGTACTTAAAACCGAGAATACAAAGCTCAAGGAACAAGATATCCTTCGTTCGGAAAGAGAACTTTCAGCTAGTATTGACGCTATTTGGTCAAAGAAACTCAATTCGAGTAAGATACCCTCACGCAGACACGAAGACCTTAAGAAAGTTGTAAGTTCTGATGAGTTTGTAAAGGAAGGTGCTCTTGATGTAGAAGGTTTCTCTACTGCTATTGATGCTAAGATCAAAGACTGGGAAGGTAGTTTTTCTCAACCCGCAGTTCTTGGATTTGGCACTGCTTCGAAAGCAGTTGATTCTGAGGATCTTGATCCTGATGATCAGGATAGAGACCTTTCTGCTGAGGAAGATGCTATTGTTAAGAGGAATTTGAAACTTGCAAAGTAA